In Salvelinus namaycush isolate Seneca chromosome 37, SaNama_1.0, whole genome shotgun sequence, the following are encoded in one genomic region:
- the LOC120031000 gene encoding 40S ribosomal protein S9, which translates to MPVARSWVCRKTYVTPRRPFEKSRLDQELKLIGEYGLRNKREVWRVKFTLAKIRKAARELLTLDEKDPKRLFEGNALLRRLVRIGVLDEGKMKLDYILGLKVEDFLERRLQTQVFKLGLAKSIHHARVLIRQRHIRVRKQVVNIPSFVVRLDSQKHIDFSLRSPYGGGRPGRVKRKNAKKGQGGAGGADEEEED; encoded by the exons ATGCCCGTTGCCAGGAGTTGGGTTTGTCGCAAGACATACGTCACCCCCCGCCGCCCCTTCGAGAAGTCTCGTCTCGACCAGGAGCTTAAACTTATCG GGGAGTATGGTCTGAGGAACAAGCGTGAGGTGTGGAGGGTGAAGTTCACCCTGGCCAAGATCCGCAAGGCCGCCAGAGAGCTGCTCACTCTGGATGAGAAGGACCCCAAGCGTCTTTTTGAAG GTAACGCCCTGCTCAGGCGTCTGGTGAGGATCGGTGTGCTGGATGAGGGCAAGATGAAGCTCGATTACATCCTGGGCCTGAAGGTGGAGGACTTCTTGGAGAGGAGGCTCCAGACTCAGGTCTTCAAGCTGGGCCTTGCTAAGAGCATCCACCACGCCCGAGTTCTCATCCGCCAGAGGCACATCCG TGTGCGCAAGCAGGTAGTCAACATCCCCTCCTTCGTGGTGCGCCTGGACAGCCAGAAGCACATTGACTTCTCCCTGCGTTCACCATACGGTGGCGGACGCCCCGGCCGTGTCAAGAGAAAGAATGCCAAGAAGGGCCAGGGTGGTGCTGGAGGAgctgatgaggaagaggaggattaA